In Oscillatoria acuminata PCC 6304, a single window of DNA contains:
- a CDS encoding NAD(P)/FAD-dependent oxidoreductase — protein sequence MSDRLLEFDIAVIGAGIAGLTAAQSLQCLGQTVVVLEKSRGVGGRVATRRLYDTQADFGAPFLDPRGMLSQQLVQVLSRAGILVPWTDTVYQVGPTPLRVGLYGQSLPAQATRENSSLTSGWGMNPAAPLSAPYYVAPTGINAVGKFLARQLEIWRCRRVQTVTPTDQGNWHLKLEVMGEVGDAAVPLAVRAKAVVMAIPAPQAVMLLESGESGLPRPFLDRLKAVEFDPCISVMAGYPASKQRELVQREYRGRSLAFPPESPLRGLFWQSSKSSGATQPVFVLHSSAEFAEKYLDATDLEAVGRELCNWAGEAVLPWLKDPEWIQVHRWRYAFCRRPLTEPLLTATTPLSMVCAGDWCGDRQIETALQSGLAAAEWVSDRLGGGPMPPLASLWEAIGTEK from the coding sequence ATGAGCGATCGCCTCCTTGAATTTGATATTGCCGTGATCGGTGCGGGGATCGCGGGATTGACCGCTGCCCAATCGTTGCAGTGTCTGGGTCAAACCGTTGTCGTCCTCGAAAAATCTCGCGGCGTGGGCGGACGAGTGGCTACCCGTCGATTATATGATACCCAGGCTGATTTTGGTGCACCGTTTTTAGATCCGAGGGGGATGCTGTCTCAACAGTTGGTGCAGGTCCTGTCTCGGGCAGGAATTTTGGTCCCTTGGACGGATACGGTTTATCAGGTTGGCCCCACACCCTTACGGGTGGGGCTATACGGACAAAGCCTGCCTGCGCAGGCTACTAGGGAAAACAGTTCTTTGACAAGTGGATGGGGTATGAATCCTGCGGCACCCCTATCTGCACCTTATTATGTGGCCCCGACGGGGATCAATGCGGTGGGCAAGTTTTTGGCGCGTCAGCTAGAGATTTGGCGTTGCCGTCGCGTCCAAACCGTTACCCCCACGGACCAGGGGAATTGGCATCTGAAGTTAGAAGTGATGGGAGAGGTTGGGGATGCTGCTGTCCCTTTGGCTGTGCGGGCAAAAGCAGTGGTGATGGCGATTCCTGCCCCCCAAGCGGTGATGCTGTTAGAGTCGGGGGAGTCGGGGTTGCCTCGTCCGTTCCTCGATCGCCTCAAGGCGGTGGAGTTTGACCCCTGCATCAGTGTAATGGCGGGGTATCCGGCATCGAAACAACGGGAGTTGGTTCAGAGGGAATATCGGGGGCGATCGCTAGCCTTTCCCCCAGAGAGTCCCTTGCGGGGACTGTTTTGGCAGAGTAGCAAGAGTTCAGGGGCGACTCAGCCGGTGTTTGTGTTGCACAGTAGCGCCGAGTTTGCCGAAAAATATTTAGACGCCACAGACTTGGAAGCAGTGGGGAGAGAATTGTGCAATTGGGCGGGGGAGGCGGTGCTTCCCTGGTTGAAGGACCCCGAATGGATACAGGTTCATCGTTGGCGCTATGCCTTTTGTCGGCGTCCGTTGACAGAACCGTTATTGACGGCGACGACACCGTTATCGATGGTTTGTGCGGGAGATTGGTGTGGCGATCGGCAAATTGAAACCGCATTACAGTCTGGGTTAGCCGCTGCTGAATGGGTAAGCGATCGCCTGGGTGGAGGACCGATGCCACCCTTGGCGAGTTTATGGGAGGCGATCGGCACTGAGAAATAA
- a CDS encoding YaaW family protein, with protein sequence MDELRAALELATEEELQQITDILFRRRFNPIDYLQTPEPIDIQSRDRDFWLDAIEERFRYLAADGLTVLTGKTRKVTYRQTLIQVCRYLKIPYSQALSTTDLEAEVFLCLLGKAWRQLPSSEQNALTVRVQRSLASATIPKPLPLSVQKDPLGLLFKGGSAVAFTSVVKPIVLKHIAHQFALHFARYQVAQTAIVRGGAVAAGQVQTYLTAQTAKRGMAVSVARYGAARSALALLGPVLWGWFFADLGWRTIATNYGRIIPTIFTLAQIRLTRSECWKFA encoded by the coding sequence TTGGACGAATTGAGAGCAGCGCTAGAGTTAGCCACAGAAGAGGAATTACAGCAAATCACGGACATCTTGTTCCGTCGTCGCTTTAATCCGATTGATTACCTACAAACTCCAGAACCGATCGATATCCAAAGTCGCGATCGCGATTTTTGGCTGGATGCGATCGAAGAGAGATTTCGCTATCTCGCCGCCGATGGGTTAACCGTTTTAACAGGAAAAACCCGCAAAGTCACCTACCGACAAACCCTCATCCAAGTTTGCCGCTATTTAAAAATTCCCTATTCTCAAGCCCTCTCCACCACGGATTTAGAAGCCGAAGTGTTTCTCTGCTTATTGGGAAAAGCATGGCGACAACTCCCGAGTTCGGAACAAAATGCCTTGACAGTAAGGGTCCAGCGATCCCTGGCATCGGCAACGATTCCCAAACCCCTGCCCCTGTCGGTCCAAAAAGACCCCCTGGGCTTACTCTTCAAAGGCGGTAGTGCCGTAGCCTTTACTTCCGTTGTCAAGCCGATCGTCCTGAAACATATTGCCCATCAGTTTGCCCTCCATTTTGCCCGCTATCAAGTCGCCCAAACGGCGATCGTTCGAGGGGGCGCAGTGGCAGCGGGTCAAGTTCAGACTTACCTCACTGCCCAAACCGCCAAACGTGGAATGGCCGTCTCCGTCGCCCGCTATGGGGCCGCCCGCAGTGCCTTAGCCTTACTCGGACCCGTCCTCTGGGGCTGGTTCTTCGCTGATTTAGGCTGGCGGACTATAGCTACAAATTATGGACGCATTATTCCCACTATTTTTACCTTGGCTCAAATTCGGTTGACCCGGAGTGAGTGTTGGAAATTTGCTTAA
- a CDS encoding O-antigen ligase family protein: protein MTKSLPLRTICHPDRRLQLWWNSAQVGLFLLPMSPLLGGVGLLLALFGTWKQRYREIQGRSLNRGFAVLALWLVLTTLFATDRLSAFLGLFNFLPFFALFVTFSLLIQTPAQMRRMAWIAIATSVPIAVIGWGQLFWGWAGPVKLGLILDWRLDATGAPPGRMASVFEYANVLASYFLMTFILGLGLWFESFQAWRTLKQQPKQQEKIRDPRDPRVVKTIDLSVTGEEGKVGWGLVFLTLALLANAIALVLTNSRNGWAIASLAGLVFILYQGWRWLLLFVVGALSAVVGSAFGPHPLRQGLQAIVPAYFWMRITDQLYPDRPVATLRKTQWQFAWDLTQTRPITGWGLRSFSELYEAQTQVWMGHPHNLFLMLSAETGIPGMLLLSGLVGWVLTQGVLTLKHWSHQPLEGNVEGTASVPGVMTNDRLIFFTYLVTFAGCTLFHLFDVTLFDSRVNILGWLILAAIAGVADSRRSAID, encoded by the coding sequence ATGACCAAATCCTTACCCCTGCGGACCATTTGCCATCCCGATCGCCGGTTACAACTCTGGTGGAATAGCGCCCAAGTGGGACTGTTTTTATTACCGATGAGTCCGTTACTGGGTGGGGTGGGTTTGTTATTGGCCCTGTTTGGCACTTGGAAACAACGGTACCGGGAAATTCAAGGGCGATCGCTCAATCGAGGATTTGCAGTCTTGGCCCTGTGGTTGGTCTTGACCACCCTGTTTGCAACCGATCGCCTCTCTGCCTTCCTGGGATTATTTAATTTTCTGCCCTTCTTTGCCTTATTTGTCACCTTTAGCCTGCTGATCCAGACTCCTGCACAGATGCGGCGAATGGCTTGGATTGCGATCGCCACCTCGGTCCCCATCGCTGTGATTGGCTGGGGTCAACTCTTTTGGGGATGGGCAGGACCCGTCAAATTAGGATTAATTTTAGATTGGCGGTTGGATGCCACCGGCGCACCTCCGGGACGGATGGCATCGGTGTTTGAATATGCCAATGTTTTGGCCAGTTATTTTTTAATGACCTTTATCCTGGGTTTAGGGCTGTGGTTTGAGAGCTTTCAGGCATGGCGAACCCTGAAACAACAGCCGAAACAACAGGAAAAAATCCGCGATCCCCGCGATCCCCGGGTGGTGAAAACCATTGACCTCTCGGTGACGGGAGAGGAAGGAAAAGTGGGGTGGGGGTTGGTGTTTTTGACCCTGGCGCTACTGGCGAATGCGATCGCCTTGGTATTGACCAATTCCCGCAATGGTTGGGCGATCGCCTCTTTGGCGGGGTTAGTGTTTATCCTGTACCAGGGATGGCGTTGGCTGCTACTGTTCGTTGTCGGGGCCCTGTCTGCGGTGGTGGGGTCGGCCTTTGGTCCTCATCCCCTGCGCCAAGGATTACAGGCGATCGTTCCGGCTTATTTTTGGATGCGAATCACGGACCAGTTATATCCCGATCGCCCTGTCGCCACCCTTCGCAAGACGCAATGGCAATTTGCCTGGGATTTGACTCAGACTCGCCCCATCACTGGGTGGGGATTACGAAGTTTTAGCGAACTCTACGAAGCTCAAACCCAAGTCTGGATGGGTCATCCCCACAACCTGTTTTTGATGCTGAGTGCAGAAACCGGAATTCCCGGGATGCTGTTATTGTCGGGGTTAGTCGGTTGGGTCCTCACTCAAGGGGTCTTAACGTTAAAGCATTGGTCCCATCAGCCTTTAGAGGGAAATGTCGAGGGGACTGCCTCTGTTCCCGGAGTGATGACCAATGATCGCCTGATTTTTTTCACCTACCTGGTTACCTTTGCCGGTTGTACCTTATTTCACCTCTTCGATGTCACCCTGTTTGATTCGCGGGTGAACATTTTAGGATGGTTGATCCTCGCCGCCATTGCTGGGGTAGCAGACTCTCGGCGATCGGCGATTGATTAA
- a CDS encoding IS1182 family transposase: MRPPLWHPPVELSDSEQVIINRIKKAKLFTFLRLNRLFIFDDEFQEELNTIFKDSTMGNCPVAPAQLALATILQAYMGISDEEVIEELVMDLRWQLALNCLNCEKPPFSKATLIRFRSALIKKGFDQRLIDRTVDIAKLKGGFGSANLRAALDSSPLWGAGKVEDTYNLLGHALRKALSIIASQQGWGLAEIANEAGADFVNSSSLKAALDLNWDDPAESQKALSTILKSLNSVEEWIQQQSNPDEIEEAQAPLQVARLIESQNVTLDTMGVPKLAKGVAKDRRISIEDPDMRHGRKSRSQKINGYKRHILKDLDIGVIRAVAVTRANTPEAAATVDLEVDLKRQQVQLNELHIDRAYLSSHWVKERSEQLQIFCKAWPVRNSGRFDKNAFVFDWDNQVISCPNQVIMPFEPGKIVHFPKPECAACPLRERCTTSKNGRSISIHPDEGLMQELRQRQSTSSGRAQLRERTSVEHSLAHVGQWQDKRARYIGQRKNLFDLRRVAVVHNLHVIARMNEVLPIQQAAL, translated from the coding sequence ATGCGTCCTCCTTTGTGGCACCCGCCAGTAGAGCTATCAGATTCAGAACAGGTAATTATTAATCGCATCAAAAAAGCCAAGCTTTTTACTTTTCTTCGCCTGAACCGTCTGTTCATATTCGATGATGAGTTTCAAGAAGAACTAAACACCATTTTTAAAGACAGTACAATGGGCAACTGTCCCGTCGCACCAGCCCAATTGGCCTTAGCCACTATTCTCCAAGCTTATATGGGTATTTCTGACGAGGAAGTGATTGAAGAGCTAGTCATGGACCTACGATGGCAATTAGCTCTGAATTGTCTGAACTGCGAAAAACCCCCATTCAGTAAAGCCACTTTAATAAGATTCAGAAGCGCCTTAATTAAAAAAGGCTTTGACCAACGTTTAATTGACCGGACTGTAGACATTGCCAAGCTCAAAGGAGGTTTTGGTTCGGCTAACTTAAGAGCTGCATTAGATTCCTCTCCTTTATGGGGTGCAGGTAAAGTTGAAGATACCTATAATCTCTTGGGTCATGCTCTGCGTAAGGCATTGAGCATAATAGCTAGTCAGCAGGGGTGGGGGCTGGCAGAAATTGCCAATGAAGCGGGAGCGGATTTTGTCAATAGTTCTAGCTTAAAAGCCGCATTAGATTTAAATTGGGATGACCCAGCCGAAAGCCAAAAGGCATTATCAACCATACTAAAGAGCCTCAATTCTGTAGAAGAATGGATACAACAGCAGTCTAATCCTGATGAAATAGAAGAGGCACAAGCTCCTCTCCAGGTTGCCCGATTGATTGAATCCCAAAATGTGACATTAGACACAATGGGAGTGCCGAAGCTGGCCAAAGGGGTTGCTAAGGACCGACGCATTTCCATTGAAGACCCAGATATGCGGCATGGCCGAAAAAGCCGTTCTCAAAAAATAAATGGTTATAAACGCCATATTCTTAAAGATTTAGATATAGGGGTAATTCGGGCTGTGGCTGTAACCCGTGCTAATACACCAGAAGCTGCTGCCACTGTTGACTTAGAAGTTGACTTAAAAAGACAACAGGTTCAGTTAAATGAACTCCATATCGACCGAGCTTATTTATCGAGTCATTGGGTAAAAGAACGCTCCGAACAATTACAGATATTTTGTAAAGCGTGGCCGGTAAGAAACTCAGGACGATTTGATAAAAACGCCTTTGTTTTTGACTGGGATAACCAGGTAATTAGTTGTCCAAATCAAGTTATTATGCCGTTTGAACCCGGTAAGATCGTTCATTTTCCTAAACCGGAGTGTGCTGCTTGTCCCCTGAGAGAACGCTGTACTACGAGTAAGAATGGCCGCAGCATATCTATCCATCCCGATGAAGGATTGATGCAGGAATTACGTCAGCGTCAATCTACCTCAAGCGGTCGCGCTCAACTGAGGGAGAGAACGTCTGTAGAACACTCTCTGGCTCATGTCGGACAGTGGCAGGACAAACGTGCCCGTTATATTGGACAGCGCAAAAACCTCTTCGACCTCAGACGAGTGGCTGTTGTCCATAATCTTCATGTCATTGCTCGAATGAATGAGGTTTTACCAATACAACAGGCCGCACTGTAG